A section of the Candidatus Polarisedimenticolaceae bacterium genome encodes:
- a CDS encoding TM0106 family RecB-like putative nuclease — MPGPASLLAHHLYDLAICEHRVALDTRLDRSLRTPPDEAALHLFERGLALEAEVGRALGWPEITVEEGDWRGAADRTTARMRDGAPGILQGVLLGDRRLARPDLLERVEGESALGGWHYVPGDVKSAFEARTDAVLQIGFAARLLEAVQGRRPAHGFVILGDGSRETFALDDVGASIDAAIARAEAVASGKAATAPSFSAACARCRWRSTCLPELESARDASFVHGLTRAMRSALARHGVATVDDLAACDPGALRRAGAPPDGLERLQRQAQALLRGAASGTRPVRIPDGAAPDRFLRIEVDPLEGREPFLFAWGTADRADAAVALDDPARLRAFARLAHDLEGSPAAPVFTFGVETARALGRLADRAAWPPARIGDLEGRVVNLAPLVRRRAALPVFHYRFDEVAAFVERRPRPALDAPEDALFVTLAAERERAVPALEEAGRRSVASLVAIRRWLGGAS; from the coding sequence ATGCCGGGACCCGCCTCCCTCCTCGCTCACCACCTCTACGACCTCGCGATCTGCGAGCACCGCGTCGCGCTCGACACCCGCCTGGATCGATCGCTCCGCACCCCTCCCGACGAGGCGGCCCTGCACCTGTTCGAGCGCGGGCTCGCGCTCGAGGCGGAGGTGGGCCGGGCGCTCGGCTGGCCGGAAATCACCGTGGAGGAGGGGGACTGGAGGGGCGCCGCCGATCGGACGACCGCACGCATGCGCGACGGTGCGCCGGGGATCCTGCAAGGGGTGCTCCTGGGGGACCGGCGGCTCGCCCGCCCCGATCTCCTCGAGCGCGTCGAGGGAGAAAGCGCCCTCGGCGGCTGGCACTACGTCCCCGGGGACGTGAAGTCCGCCTTCGAGGCGCGCACCGACGCGGTCCTCCAGATCGGATTCGCCGCGCGCCTGCTCGAGGCCGTACAGGGGAGGCGACCCGCGCATGGGTTCGTGATCCTCGGCGACGGCAGCCGCGAGACCTTCGCACTCGACGACGTCGGCGCCTCGATCGACGCGGCGATCGCCCGCGCCGAGGCGGTCGCCTCCGGCAAGGCCGCCACCGCGCCCTCCTTCTCGGCGGCGTGCGCGCGGTGCCGCTGGCGATCGACGTGCCTTCCCGAGCTCGAGTCGGCGCGCGACGCGTCGTTCGTCCACGGGCTCACGCGGGCGATGCGCTCCGCCCTCGCCCGCCACGGGGTCGCGACGGTGGACGACCTGGCCGCGTGCGATCCCGGCGCGCTCCGGCGCGCGGGGGCTCCCCCCGACGGCCTCGAGCGGCTCCAGCGGCAGGCGCAGGCTCTCCTGCGCGGCGCGGCCTCGGGAACGCGGCCGGTGCGCATCCCCGACGGGGCGGCCCCCGATCGGTTCCTGCGGATCGAGGTCGACCCGCTCGAGGGACGGGAGCCGTTCCTGTTCGCGTGGGGGACGGCGGACCGAGCGGATGCCGCCGTGGCCCTCGACGACCCCGCGCGCCTCCGGGCCTTCGCCCGCCTCGCGCACGACCTCGAGGGGTCCCCCGCGGCGCCGGTCTTCACCTTCGGCGTCGAGACCGCGCGCGCGCTCGGCCGCCTCGCCGACCGCGCCGCGTGGCCCCCCGCCCGGATCGGCGACCTCGAGGGGCGCGTGGTCAACCTCGCCCCCCTCGTGCGGCGCCGCGCGGCGCTCCCGGTCTTCCACTACCGATTCGACGAGGTCGCGGCGTTCGTCGAGCGGCGTCCCCGGCCCGCCCTCGACGCCCCCGAGGACGCCCTCTTCGTGACGCTCGCGGCGGAGCGCGAGCGGGCGGTTCCGGCGCTCGAGGAGGCGGGGCGCCGGTCGGTTGCGTCGCTCGTCGCCATCCGGCGCTGGCTCGGAGGCGCGTCGTGA